A single window of Paenibacillus sp. FSL H8-0537 DNA harbors:
- a CDS encoding deoxyribodipyrimidine photo-lyase, producing MYVYIHRKDLRSNDLRSFDYVRRSGQRGFHLLIIDPSLADGDRLSCHSGRTFLSQATSLLEQYKAAGEQLHVLYGDPAAITEALLLAHPIEEVLVHMDYTPYARIRDKATAQVVRATGRRWLPLDDAPLADLEELHTFSRRSEPYKVFTPFYRMWQSFMQSHYSPAGETTLKQLDTLKNIDASIAERFSLPREHPAAAAFMRVAGASGTADAGTLSAADALEQFLNRRLAGYEGSRDQFAENQTSHLARYLNTGALSARQAYEAAQQQYGAESWIRQLAWRDFFLYQGKYNEDFYRYEQKFDLSGLNDQHFEAWSQGKTGIPVIDAAMKQLNETGEMPNRLRMVTAMFLTKNLLCPFTLGEQHFRRQLADYDNTLNRGGWLWSSSLGYDAAPYFRIMNPATQSATHDPSGTYIRRWLPELAHLSDKQIHLPQPHAIVDLKASRARAIEVYKEIV from the coding sequence ATGTATGTATATATTCACCGCAAAGACCTGCGTTCAAACGATTTGCGCAGTTTTGATTATGTGCGCCGCTCTGGGCAGCGCGGCTTTCATCTGCTTATAATAGACCCGTCACTGGCGGACGGTGACCGGCTCTCTTGCCACAGCGGCAGAACCTTCCTGTCCCAGGCCACCTCCCTATTGGAACAGTACAAGGCGGCGGGCGAGCAGCTGCATGTGCTTTACGGCGATCCCGCTGCCATTACCGAAGCGCTGCTGCTGGCCCATCCCATTGAAGAGGTGCTCGTCCACATGGACTATACGCCTTATGCCCGTATTCGCGACAAAGCGACTGCGCAGGTTGTGCGCGCAACGGGACGTCGCTGGCTGCCGCTCGACGATGCGCCACTCGCCGATTTGGAGGAGCTTCATACGTTTTCCAGGCGCAGTGAGCCTTACAAGGTATTTACGCCCTTTTACCGCATGTGGCAGTCCTTTATGCAAAGCCATTATTCCCCTGCGGGCGAAACAACGCTGAAACAGCTGGATACGCTGAAAAATATAGATGCCAGCATAGCAGAGCGCTTCAGTCTTCCTCGGGAGCATCCCGCTGCGGCAGCCTTTATGCGGGTAGCGGGAGCATCTGGCACGGCGGACGCGGGAACGCTGAGTGCAGCCGATGCGCTGGAGCAATTTCTAAACCGCCGCCTAGCTGGCTATGAAGGCAGCCGCGACCAGTTTGCGGAAAACCAGACAAGCCATTTGGCGCGTTATTTGAATACAGGAGCGCTGTCAGCAAGGCAAGCCTATGAAGCAGCGCAGCAGCAGTATGGAGCCGAATCTTGGATTAGGCAGCTGGCATGGCGGGATTTTTTTCTGTACCAAGGGAAATACAATGAGGACTTCTATCGCTATGAGCAGAAGTTTGATTTATCTGGGCTGAACGATCAGCATTTCGAGGCATGGAGCCAAGGAAAAACGGGCATTCCTGTTATTGATGCCGCTATGAAGCAGCTTAATGAAACCGGCGAAATGCCGAATCGGCTGCGGATGGTTACCGCCATGTTTTTGACGAAAAACCTGCTGTGCCCGTTTACGCTGGGCGAGCAGCATTTCCGCCGCCAGCTGGCCGATTATGATAATACGCTGAACCGGGGCGGCTGGCTGTGGAGCTCGTCGCTCGGCTACGACGCCGCGCCGTATTTTCGCATTATGAATCCGGCTACGCAGTCCGCAACTCATGATCCGAGCGGTACTTACATTAGACGCTGGCTGCCTGAGCTTGCCCATCTGTCCGATAAGCAAATCCACCTGCCGCAGCCGCATGCCATTGTAGATTTGAAGGCTTCACGTGCCCGCGCGATTGAGGTCTATAAGGAGATTGTGTAA
- a CDS encoding C40 family peptidase: MLKKVTALLVGLVLMLAFQAGSVFAGSKMDGVIADLIGTPYQSGGTTTKGFDCSGFTKYVFDKMGIDLSRTSQAQSNDGSEVKKSDLIAGDLVFFNTSGKGISHVGIYVGDGKFAHASSSRGVIISKLSESYYADRYVSATRIMSQDAYDKYASEQ; encoded by the coding sequence ATTTTGAAGAAGGTAACTGCACTACTCGTTGGTCTTGTATTAATGCTTGCTTTCCAAGCAGGCAGCGTGTTCGCAGGTTCGAAGATGGACGGTGTTATCGCTGATCTGATCGGCACACCATACCAAAGCGGCGGAACAACTACGAAAGGCTTCGACTGCTCCGGTTTTACGAAATATGTTTTCGATAAAATGGGCATCGATCTTTCCCGTACTTCCCAAGCGCAATCGAACGATGGCAGTGAAGTGAAGAAGAGTGACCTGATCGCTGGCGATCTTGTATTCTTCAACACGAGCGGCAAAGGCATCTCCCACGTTGGTATTTATGTTGGAGATGGAAAGTTTGCACATGCTTCCTCGAGCAGAGGCGTTATTATTAGCAAACTTAGCGAGTCTTATTATGCTGATCGTTACGTGTCAGCTACACGCATTATGAGTCAAGACGCTTACGACAAGTACGCAAGCGAGCAATAG
- a CDS encoding M1 family metallopeptidase, with the protein MTPGPFKRIALIMLSAVLLGLSLHHGFGNAWLSQYTYASGTSDPSLAGSANSAAAHTTTAPPSRAAGIPADTQAEPQTAKPPAPAAPVQPDSVQPDAVQTLSKRVVQYNMHVALREDIRYLDGSQTVTWTNPGKKTVSELYFHLYPNAFQSEKSTFMRESGGQLRGDKATVDSQGYLKLLTLQTLEGESLLPRLHYVQPDDGNTDDYTLTKLNLPVPVAPGKSITLAMTYEVKLPEVFARMGYSGSFVMAGQWFPKLAVYETDGTRGRTNEGWNVHQYHGDSEFYSDFGLYSAQITVPENFTVAATGIQTKEAVTQNGTSVYHFYAEDVHDFAWSASPDFIYAEDTLSGTGIPGVRIKLYLDPTHEGLKDRYMHAAKSSLSKYAEWYGEYPYSTLSIIVPPKGANGAGGMEYPTLVTALAAESDNPGYSLERTVVHEIGHQYWYGMVASNEFEEAWLDEGFTSYAEDKVMENAYGVEPNLAMEASYITAPAPLKQPSWAYHNSDEYAENVYMRAKLVLVGIEKQVGAKTMQKIMRTYFQKYKFKHPTTSDFQRVVEQVTKEKWQDYFHQYVYGSLMADFSVEDIRVNKVEQDGQTQYESTVLIKRNGGHNGSIPLVFSFTDGETTTKLWDASELHIEYKVMHAAPLAWVAVDPKNSNVLDNRHINNFMRAEVPEQSRIRWSLGLTKLIEGLLASVGW; encoded by the coding sequence ATGACTCCAGGACCTTTCAAACGAATCGCGCTCATTATGCTCTCGGCTGTCCTGCTCGGACTGTCGCTGCATCATGGCTTCGGCAACGCTTGGCTATCCCAGTATACGTACGCCTCCGGCACCTCAGATCCGTCACTTGCTGGTTCGGCAAATAGCGCTGCAGCCCACACCACCACTGCTCCACCAAGCCGTGCGGCCGGTATACCAGCTGACACACAGGCTGAACCGCAAACGGCCAAGCCGCCTGCCCCGGCAGCACCGGTGCAGCCCGACTCTGTCCAGCCTGATGCCGTGCAGACGCTCAGCAAAAGAGTCGTCCAATACAACATGCACGTTGCGCTTCGAGAGGACATCCGATATTTGGACGGCTCCCAGACCGTGACTTGGACGAACCCAGGCAAAAAAACGGTGTCCGAGCTGTATTTTCATCTGTATCCCAATGCCTTTCAATCCGAAAAATCGACGTTCATGCGCGAGTCTGGCGGCCAACTGCGCGGCGACAAGGCTACGGTCGACAGCCAAGGTTATTTGAAGCTGCTCACCTTGCAAACGCTGGAGGGCGAGAGCCTGCTTCCCCGCCTGCATTATGTCCAGCCCGATGACGGAAATACAGACGATTATACGCTGACCAAGCTTAACCTTCCCGTTCCAGTCGCACCGGGCAAATCAATAACGCTTGCCATGACCTACGAGGTTAAACTGCCCGAGGTATTCGCACGCATGGGCTATTCCGGCAGCTTCGTCATGGCGGGCCAGTGGTTTCCGAAGCTTGCCGTTTATGAAACAGATGGCACACGCGGCCGTACTAATGAAGGCTGGAACGTCCATCAGTATCATGGCGATTCAGAATTTTACAGCGACTTCGGCTTGTACAGCGCCCAGATTACTGTGCCAGAAAATTTTACGGTAGCCGCAACCGGCATTCAGACGAAGGAAGCTGTGACGCAAAATGGCACAAGCGTCTATCATTTTTATGCCGAGGATGTGCATGACTTTGCTTGGTCCGCCTCGCCAGACTTCATATACGCGGAGGACACCTTGTCAGGAACGGGCATTCCGGGCGTGCGCATTAAGCTTTATTTGGACCCTACCCACGAGGGGCTGAAGGACCGGTATATGCATGCAGCGAAATCGTCGCTGTCCAAATACGCGGAGTGGTACGGTGAATATCCGTATTCAACGCTGTCCATCATCGTTCCGCCAAAGGGGGCGAATGGCGCAGGCGGCATGGAATATCCAACTCTCGTAACCGCTTTAGCTGCTGAATCCGATAACCCTGGCTACAGCTTGGAGCGAACCGTTGTACATGAGATCGGTCATCAGTATTGGTACGGGATGGTCGCATCGAACGAGTTCGAAGAAGCTTGGCTCGACGAAGGCTTTACATCGTATGCCGAGGATAAAGTGATGGAGAACGCCTATGGCGTCGAACCCAATTTAGCTATGGAAGCCAGCTATATTACAGCTCCTGCCCCGCTTAAGCAGCCTTCATGGGCCTATCACAATAGCGATGAGTATGCGGAAAATGTTTACATGCGCGCCAAGCTTGTGCTGGTCGGCATTGAGAAACAGGTCGGAGCAAAGACGATGCAAAAAATTATGCGCACCTATTTTCAAAAATACAAATTCAAGCATCCAACTACTTCCGATTTCCAGCGTGTCGTCGAGCAGGTTACGAAGGAAAAATGGCAGGATTATTTTCACCAGTATGTATATGGCAGCCTGATGGCGGATTTTTCAGTAGAGGATATTCGAGTGAATAAAGTGGAGCAGGATGGCCAGACCCAATATGAGTCTACCGTGCTGATCAAGCGTAATGGCGGGCATAACGGGTCCATACCGCTCGTCTTCTCCTTTACCGACGGCGAAACAACTACTAAACTATGGGATGCCTCCGAGTTGCATATAGAGTACAAGGTAATGCACGCTGCTCCGCTCGCATGGGTAGCGGTTGATCCGAAAAACAGCAATGTTCTGGACAATAGGCATATTAACAATTTTATGCGCGCAGAAGTGCCAGAGCAGTCTCGCATTCGATGGAGCCTCGGTCTGACGAAGCTTATTGAAGGCTTGCTCGCATCCGTAGGCTGGTAG
- a CDS encoding YwhD family protein, whose amino-acid sequence MEQQGQPEKKEKKSLALNVVSNKQHKGFGAGTIDLSQVSCVIIDAGVAYIDDGAMHAKSKVERGIKFSPNKEDTPNGRQCWIVWVAVERGENGTNYAGATACEMWIDTEARRGWKILADHVNKLDHAIKRRYNLGELGAEEKAAFRKLLIEHNEEWWTNSSDELKQALEA is encoded by the coding sequence ATGGAACAGCAAGGACAACCGGAGAAAAAAGAAAAGAAATCACTCGCGCTTAACGTCGTGAGCAATAAACAGCATAAAGGCTTTGGTGCAGGCACCATTGATCTGAGCCAAGTATCCTGCGTTATTATTGATGCGGGCGTCGCTTATATCGACGACGGCGCAATGCATGCGAAAAGCAAAGTGGAGCGCGGCATCAAGTTTTCGCCTAATAAAGAGGATACACCGAATGGCCGCCAATGCTGGATTGTATGGGTTGCGGTAGAACGTGGAGAGAATGGCACGAACTACGCTGGCGCAACGGCTTGCGAAATGTGGATCGACACGGAAGCGCGCCGCGGCTGGAAAATTCTCGCCGACCATGTCAACAAGCTCGATCATGCGATTAAGCGCCGCTACAACTTGGGCGAGCTGGGCGCGGAAGAAAAGGCTGCGTTCCGCAAGCTGTTAATTGAGCATAATGAAGAATGGTGGACCAATTCTTCCGATGAGCTGAAGCAGGCTTTGGAGGCGTAG
- a CDS encoding nucleotidyl transferase AbiEii/AbiGii toxin family protein, with protein MALSLEELRRFRTLTIIALFSDDDLLDTLVLKGGNALDIGYGMNSRASIDLDFSMSQDFESIGLTNLEEVRQRLEFVLSRTFFDNGYKVFDVKMISKPKTRTPKTPYFWAGYEANFKVIENDKFEAHKNEPIWLTNKSISVSDTKKNITIDFGMHEYLGDITMAELDGYIVPIYTPTLIVLEK; from the coding sequence GTGGCCTTATCTTTGGAAGAATTACGACGTTTTAGAACTTTGACTATTATCGCTCTTTTCTCAGATGATGATCTCCTTGATACTCTAGTCTTAAAGGGTGGAAATGCCTTAGATATTGGATATGGCATGAACTCCCGCGCTTCAATTGATTTAGATTTTTCTATGTCTCAGGATTTTGAAAGCATTGGCCTTACCAACCTAGAAGAAGTACGCCAACGCCTTGAATTTGTACTTTCCAGAACCTTTTTTGATAATGGTTATAAAGTATTCGACGTTAAAATGATATCCAAGCCTAAAACGAGAACTCCAAAAACCCCCTATTTCTGGGCAGGATATGAAGCCAATTTCAAGGTCATTGAAAATGATAAATTTGAAGCGCATAAGAATGAGCCTATTTGGTTGACAAATAAATCAATTTCAGTGAGTGATACAAAGAAAAATATAACAATAGATTTTGGAATGCATGAATATCTAGGGGATATTACAATGGCAGAGCTTGACGGATATATCGTCCCTATTTATACGCCAACCCTTATTGTTTTAGAAAAATAA
- a CDS encoding sigma-70 family RNA polymerase sigma factor: MQEYGAHIYKTVYAVLHSPHDAEDVTQEVLLQIHRSLPECRLEGFKTWVTRIAVNRAIDWKRSKARKPEELSEYVDNLGPDTDGQGTAMPAERAAIEREEKRYIREQVEQLPDNYREVVNAYYIEQKSYEEISSSTGLERKSVESRLYRARNWIKRHWRREDFE; encoded by the coding sequence GTGCAGGAATATGGCGCTCATATATATAAAACGGTTTATGCTGTGCTTCATTCGCCGCATGATGCGGAGGATGTTACCCAGGAAGTGCTGCTGCAAATTCACCGCTCTCTCCCCGAGTGCAGGCTGGAAGGCTTTAAAACCTGGGTGACCCGCATTGCTGTAAACCGTGCGATTGATTGGAAGCGGAGCAAGGCACGCAAGCCGGAAGAACTGAGCGAATATGTGGACAATCTGGGACCGGACACCGATGGGCAAGGAACTGCGATGCCCGCGGAGCGCGCTGCGATCGAGCGCGAGGAAAAACGCTACATACGAGAACAGGTCGAGCAGCTCCCGGACAATTATCGCGAAGTCGTAAACGCCTATTATATAGAACAGAAATCATATGAGGAAATTTCGTCCTCAACCGGACTGGAGCGCAAAAGCGTAGAATCGCGCCTGTACCGGGCAAGAAACTGGATCAAGCGGCACTGGAGAAGGGAGGACTTTGAATGA
- a CDS encoding zf-HC2 domain-containing protein gives MSQHEEHKHGESSRTKQQGKHVNHVEASLLEQYVANLLSEPEREQIERQLAGCDECLERFMLVLEADMAGSARMSEPHIAGASPLKQAIELPDFEQMGSRLSRQLFGPSESEKQQLSMPGPFLQEKSYRRKSWLQHPATHYTAAAVITLLLLGTGVLNNISQELEKIDHSRLQHKEEQLIRDKEQREPSWSQQMMNRTSHWLDGIASKRFK, from the coding sequence ATGAGTCAACATGAGGAGCACAAGCATGGCGAGAGTTCGAGGACGAAACAGCAGGGCAAGCATGTGAATCATGTGGAGGCCTCCCTTCTGGAGCAATATGTGGCGAATTTGCTATCCGAGCCGGAACGCGAGCAGATCGAGCGGCAGCTTGCTGGCTGTGACGAATGCTTAGAGCGATTTATGCTCGTATTGGAGGCGGACATGGCGGGGAGCGCCCGTATGTCTGAGCCACATATAGCTGGAGCCAGTCCGTTAAAGCAGGCGATTGAGCTCCCGGATTTTGAACAGATGGGCAGTAGGCTCAGCAGGCAACTGTTCGGACCATCTGAATCAGAAAAACAGCAGCTGTCCATGCCGGGTCCGTTCCTTCAGGAGAAATCATACCGCCGCAAATCCTGGCTCCAGCATCCGGCAACCCATTATACCGCTGCGGCGGTCATTACCCTGCTGCTGCTCGGTACAGGCGTACTGAACAACATTTCACAGGAGCTTGAAAAAATAGACCATAGCAGACTGCAGCATAAAGAGGAGCAGCTCATCCGAGACAAGGAGCAGCGCGAGCCCTCCTGGTCGCAGCAAATGATGAATCGCACTTCCCACTGGCTGGACGGCATCGCCTCCAAACGGTTTAAATAA
- a CDS encoding alpha/beta hydrolase family protein has protein sequence MALFQCDFFSEKLGFSTGMSVILPQPSLADLSTRQAETDYKYPVLYLLHGLSDDHTAWTRYTCIERYASSKGIAVVMPGVHRSFYADMEQGGRYWSFVSEELPLVARSFFPLSARREDNFVAGLSMGGYGAFKLGLHHPERFAAAASLSGALDVASRLQHPDFSYTDEGEFGRLYGSMEKLEAGPSNLFNLLASAAALAPEQQPKFYQCCGTEDFLYEDNLRFKAAMEDYGLTLTYDEEPGMHEWGYWDRNIQRVLDWLPLSR, from the coding sequence ATGGCCTTGTTTCAATGTGATTTTTTCTCGGAAAAGCTTGGCTTCTCGACCGGCATGTCGGTTATTTTGCCACAGCCGTCCTTAGCTGACCTTTCTACCCGCCAGGCAGAAACGGATTACAAATATCCGGTGCTGTATTTGCTGCATGGGCTATCCGATGACCATACCGCTTGGACGCGCTATACCTGTATTGAACGTTATGCTTCCAGCAAAGGAATCGCTGTCGTCATGCCTGGCGTGCATCGCAGCTTCTATGCCGATATGGAGCAGGGCGGACGCTACTGGAGCTTTGTAAGCGAGGAGCTGCCGCTGGTGGCCCGCTCCTTCTTCCCGCTGTCAGCCCGCAGGGAAGACAACTTTGTCGCCGGCCTCTCGATGGGCGGCTACGGCGCGTTCAAGCTGGGACTGCATCATCCTGAGCGCTTTGCCGCTGCGGCAAGCCTTTCTGGCGCGCTTGATGTTGCGAGCCGTCTCCAGCACCCGGACTTCTCTTATACGGATGAAGGCGAGTTTGGACGATTGTACGGCAGTATGGAGAAGCTCGAAGCCGGGCCTAGCAATCTATTTAACCTTTTAGCCTCTGCAGCTGCGCTTGCCCCTGAACAACAGCCGAAGTTTTATCAATGCTGCGGGACAGAAGATTTTCTGTATGAGGATAATCTTCGCTTCAAGGCAGCGATGGAGGACTACGGGCTGACTCTCACCTATGACGAGGAGCCGGGCATGCATGAGTGGGGCTACTGGGATCGCAATATCCAGCGCGTCCTTGACTGGCTGCCGCTTTCCCGCTAG
- a CDS encoding carbohydrate ABC transporter permease: MALKTKKGTALQWLLGILLTGGGIVMMLPFAWMIMSAFKTESEVKQLPPTLWPKNITFENFSNLFVNMHFGTYLSNTLLIVFFSFIGLFLNAMAGYAFAKFKFKGKDKLFYLVLATMMIPGQVTMIPVYLLLNEMHLTNTMVGIVLPGFVGAFGIFLFRQFMSTIPDELLEATRLDGASEIRTFFQIVLPISKAILAIQGILTFIGGWNSFLWPLIIANDEKLYTLSVGLALLKGEHGSNYALQMAGSTFMVLPVVIVFIFFQKQIIENYSISGIK, from the coding sequence ATGGCACTGAAAACAAAAAAAGGCACAGCCCTTCAATGGCTGCTCGGCATTTTGCTGACTGGCGGCGGGATAGTAATGATGCTTCCGTTCGCATGGATGATTATGTCGGCATTCAAGACAGAGAGCGAGGTCAAGCAGCTGCCTCCAACCCTATGGCCGAAAAATATTACGTTCGAAAACTTCAGCAATTTGTTCGTCAATATGCATTTTGGCACGTATTTGAGCAACACGCTGCTGATTGTCTTTTTCTCCTTTATCGGCTTGTTCCTAAATGCGATGGCTGGTTATGCTTTCGCCAAGTTCAAGTTCAAAGGCAAAGATAAGCTGTTCTATCTCGTACTCGCAACGATGATGATTCCCGGCCAGGTAACGATGATTCCTGTCTACCTGCTGCTTAATGAAATGCATCTAACGAATACGATGGTAGGTATCGTGCTTCCAGGCTTTGTTGGCGCATTCGGCATTTTTCTATTCCGCCAATTTATGTCCACGATTCCCGACGAGCTGCTGGAAGCAACTCGCTTGGACGGAGCAAGCGAAATTCGCACCTTCTTCCAAATCGTGCTTCCGATCTCTAAAGCTATTCTGGCCATTCAAGGCATTCTGACGTTTATCGGCGGCTGGAACAGCTTCCTGTGGCCGCTTATTATTGCCAATGACGAGAAGCTGTACACGCTGTCCGTCGGACTCGCTTTGCTCAAGGGCGAGCATGGCAGCAACTATGCTTTGCAAATGGCAGGCTCCACGTTCATGGTGCTGCCGGTTGTCATCGTCTTTATTTTCTTCCAGAAGCAAATTATTGAGAATTATTCGATTTCCGGCATTAAATAA
- a CDS encoding sugar ABC transporter permease gives MKGILNNKTPYFFIAPTLILLAMFSLLPIVIALVISFTDMDLAGLADFSNISFVGMQNYLDVLTDPLFVQAITNTLYYVIIGVPSVIALSLAIALLINFGRSKIFTTFRVIYYLPSVTNVVAVAVVWTYLYNPSLGLFNYLLNLVHLPDVQWLQHPIIAKISLIILALWRAIGLNMLIFIAAIKGIPRSYYEAAQIDGASSWQQMRTITLPLLRYAIFFVSITTMIGWIQFFEEPLIMTKGGPLNGTMSVALFIYNNGFQYSKFGYAAAGSFILFISIIIITLIQFKFQNKETDV, from the coding sequence ATGAAAGGCATATTGAATAATAAAACACCTTATTTCTTTATAGCGCCAACGTTGATTTTGCTCGCTATGTTCTCCCTGCTGCCTATCGTTATTGCACTCGTCATCAGCTTCACCGATATGGATCTCGCCGGCCTTGCCGATTTTTCCAACATTTCATTTGTAGGCATGCAAAACTACTTGGACGTATTGACTGATCCGTTATTTGTACAAGCGATTACCAATACGCTTTATTATGTCATTATTGGCGTTCCTTCGGTTATCGCCTTGTCGCTTGCGATTGCACTGCTGATTAACTTCGGCAGATCAAAAATATTTACGACTTTCCGCGTCATTTATTATTTGCCGTCCGTGACCAACGTCGTTGCCGTTGCGGTCGTATGGACTTATTTGTACAACCCATCGCTTGGCTTGTTCAACTATTTGCTGAACCTTGTGCATCTTCCCGATGTCCAGTGGCTCCAGCACCCGATTATAGCTAAAATCTCGCTGATCATTCTTGCCTTATGGCGGGCGATCGGACTGAATATGCTTATTTTTATTGCCGCTATCAAGGGCATACCACGCTCTTATTACGAGGCTGCACAAATTGACGGAGCCAGCAGCTGGCAGCAAATGCGGACGATTACGCTTCCGCTGTTGCGTTATGCTATTTTCTTCGTATCCATTACCACGATGATTGGCTGGATTCAATTTTTCGAAGAGCCGCTCATTATGACTAAAGGCGGACCGCTTAACGGCACGATGTCCGTAGCCTTGTTCATTTACAACAACGGCTTCCAATACAGCAAATTCGGATATGCTGCGGCAGGATCCTTTATACTATTTATTTCGATCATTATCATTACGCTTATTCAATTCAAGTTCCAGAACAAGGAAACAGACGTTTAA
- a CDS encoding sugar ABC transporter substrate-binding protein, producing MFNKSVKTALISTMLLSGILTACSTSNNTNTTGEAATGDQPVTIKVWGMGDQEQTLKTISEQFESDNPNIKVDVQVIPWGSAHDKLLTAVASKSGPDVLQMGTSWMPEFANAGALLDLTPYIDQYPEFKPENFFEGIVKTTQFDGKTYGIPWYAETRVLFYRTDLLKEVGYDKAPATWDELKDAATKLTARGEGKYGIDLVPGEPTLGIMFARQNGSKIFDEQNKPLFNQPEFVDAVKYVGSFYQEKLSPVDLGIDAVQGFAGDGVIPMFISGPWMIKPIKEQAPDIEGKWATAVLPSGSVNNNSILGGSDLTVFKYSKNQEAAVKFIAYMSKPEVQLKWKELSDALPAVQSVWQDASMTADPNLQVIGEQLKHAEATPALTAYDQISQKYVASFEQIYRANADVQTQMDALNVEAEKLIK from the coding sequence ATGTTTAATAAATCCGTTAAAACTGCACTTATTAGTACAATGCTGCTTTCAGGTATTTTGACAGCGTGCTCTACATCCAATAATACAAATACAACAGGCGAGGCTGCTACTGGCGATCAGCCCGTTACCATTAAAGTTTGGGGCATGGGTGACCAAGAACAGACGCTCAAAACTATTTCCGAGCAATTCGAATCAGACAATCCGAACATTAAAGTCGATGTACAGGTTATCCCTTGGGGCTCGGCGCATGACAAGCTGCTGACAGCTGTTGCTTCCAAATCCGGTCCTGACGTGCTGCAAATGGGTACTTCCTGGATGCCGGAATTCGCAAATGCTGGCGCTTTGCTTGATTTGACGCCTTACATCGACCAATATCCTGAATTTAAACCTGAGAACTTTTTCGAGGGTATCGTAAAAACAACGCAATTTGACGGCAAAACGTACGGTATTCCTTGGTATGCTGAAACTCGCGTCCTGTTCTATCGCACCGACCTGCTGAAAGAAGTAGGCTATGACAAAGCGCCTGCTACTTGGGATGAGCTGAAGGATGCGGCAACGAAATTGACTGCGCGCGGCGAAGGCAAATACGGCATTGACCTCGTTCCAGGAGAGCCGACTCTGGGCATTATGTTTGCCCGCCAGAACGGTTCCAAGATTTTTGATGAGCAAAATAAACCTTTGTTCAATCAGCCGGAATTTGTTGACGCTGTAAAATATGTAGGCAGCTTCTATCAAGAGAAGCTTTCTCCTGTAGATCTCGGCATTGATGCTGTTCAAGGCTTTGCTGGCGACGGTGTTATCCCGATGTTCATCAGCGGACCTTGGATGATCAAGCCGATTAAAGAGCAAGCGCCGGATATCGAGGGTAAATGGGCAACCGCTGTTCTTCCATCCGGTTCGGTGAACAACAACTCGATTCTCGGCGGCTCAGATCTGACTGTATTCAAATACAGCAAAAATCAAGAAGCGGCAGTGAAGTTTATTGCCTACATGAGCAAGCCAGAAGTTCAGTTGAAATGGAAAGAGCTGTCCGATGCGCTTCCAGCTGTACAAAGCGTATGGCAAGATGCTTCTATGACTGCTGATCCTAACCTTCAAGTCATTGGGGAGCAGCTTAAGCATGCTGAAGCAACACCAGCTCTTACTGCTTATGATCAAATTTCACAAAAATATGTAGCCAGCTTTGAGCAAATTTATCGCGCTAACGCTGACGTGCAGACGCAAATGGATGCTTTGAACGTTGAAGCTGAGAAATTAATTAAATAA